In Streptomyces sp. 840.1, one DNA window encodes the following:
- a CDS encoding HGxxPAAW family protein: MAGSSHGHTPAAWTGVIISFIGFCIAGVFMVAANPLGFWAGIAVTVVGGIVGLAMKAAGLGMPKESTELAQARARAGQAQTS, from the coding sequence ATGGCGGGCAGCAGCCACGGACACACCCCGGCCGCCTGGACCGGTGTCATCATCTCGTTCATCGGCTTCTGCATCGCAGGCGTCTTCATGGTCGCGGCCAACCCCCTCGGCTTCTGGGCCGGAATCGCCGTCACCGTCGTCGGCGGGATCGTCGGGCTCGCGATGAAGGCCGCCGGTCTCGGCATGCCGAAGGAGTCGACGGAGCTGGCGCAGGCCAGGGCCCGCGCCGGGCAGGCCCAGACCTCCTGA